The following proteins are encoded in a genomic region of Neovison vison isolate M4711 chromosome 12, ASM_NN_V1, whole genome shotgun sequence:
- the LOC122892224 gene encoding keratin, type II cytoskeletal 6A-like, translating into MSSKSTMRSQSISHRGFSASSARVPGVCRSGFSSVSVSRSRGSGGFGGACGGAGFGSRSLYGLGGSKRISIGGGSCAISGGYGGRVGGGFGYGGGASSGFGFGGAAGGGFGLGGGPGFAGGYGGSGFPVCPPGGIQEVTVNQNLLTPLNLQIDPTIQRVRTEEREQIKTLNNKFASFIDKVRFLEQQNKVLDTKWTLLQEQGTKTVRQNLEPLFEQYINNLRRQLDSILGERGRLDSELRNMQDTVEDFKNKYEDEINKRTAAENEFVTLKKDVDAAYMNKVELQAKVDALTDEINFTRALYDAELSQMQTHVSDTSVVLSMDNNRNLDLDSIIAEVKAQYEEIAQRSRAEAESWYQSKYEELQLTAGRHGDDLRNTKQEIAEINRMIQRLRSEIDHVKKQCANLQSAIADAEQRGEMALKDAKNKLADLEDALQKAKQDMARLLKEYQELMNVKLALDVEIATYRKLLEGEECRLSGEGVGQVNISVVQSTVSGGYGSAGGYGSASGMGGGSGLGGGSGYSYGSGHSLGAGFSSSSGRGIGGGFSSSGGSSSTIKYTTTSSSSRKSYKH; encoded by the exons ATGTCTAGCAAATCTACCATGAGGAGCCAAAGCATCAGCCACCGTGGCTTCAGCGCCAGCTCAGCCAGAGTGCCAGGGGTCTGCCGCTCTGGCTTCAGCAGTGTCTCCGTGTCCCGCTCCAGGGGCAGTGGTGGCTTCGGTGGAGCATGTGGAGGAGCCGGCTTTGGCAGCAGGAGCCTCtatggcctgggtggctccaagAGGATCTCCATCGGAGGGGGCAGCTGTGCCATCAGTGGTGGATATGGTGGCAGAGTTGGAGGCGGCTTTGGCTATGGAGGTGGAGCCTCAAGTGGATTTGGTTTTGGTGGTGCAGCTGGTGGTGGCTTTGGGCTCGGTGGTGGACCTGGCTTTGCTGGTGGCTACGGGGGCTCTGGCTTCCCTGTGTGCCCTCCTGGAGGCATCCAAGAGGTCACCGTCAACCAGAATCTCCTCACTCCTCTGAACCTGCAAATTGACCCCACCATCCAGAGGGTGAGGACTGAGGAGCGGGAGCAGATCAAGACCCTCAACAACAAGTTTGCTTCCTTCATTGACAAG GTGCGGTTCTTGGAGCAACAGAACAAGGTCCTGGACACCAAGTGGACTCTGCTGCAGGAGCAGGGCACCAAGACTGTGAGGCAGAACCTGGAGCCCTTGTTTGAACAGTACATCAACAACCTCAGGAGACAGCTGGACAGCATCCTGGGGGAGAGGGGCCGCCTGGACTcagagctgaggaacatgcaggacACAGTGGAGGACTTCAAGAACAA ATATGAAGATGAAATCAACAAGCGCACAGCAGCAGAGAATGAATTTGTGACTCTGAAGAAG GATGTGGATGCTGCCTACATGAATAAGGTTGAACTGCAAGCCAAGGTAGATGCTCTCACAGATGAGATCAACTTCACCAGAGCCCTGTATGACGCA GAACTGTCTCAGATGCAAACCCATGTCTCAGACACTTCCGTGGTCCTGTCCATGGACAACAACCGTAACCTGGACCTGGACAGCATCATCGCTGAAGTCAAAGCCCAATATGAGGAGATCGCTCAGAGGAGTCGGGCTGAGGCTGAGTCCTGGTACCAGAGCAAG TATGAGGAGCTGCAGCTCACAGCAGGCAGACACGGGGATGACCTGCGCAATACCAAGCAGGAGATTGCTGAGATCAACCGCATGATCCAGAGGCTGAGATCCGAGATCGACCATGTCAAGAAGCAG TGTGCCAACCTGCAGTCCGCCATCGCTGATGCTGAGCAGCGGGGGGAGATGGCCCTCAAAGATGCCAAGAACAAGCTGGCTGATCTGGAGGATGCCCTGCAGAAGGCCAAGCAGGACATGGCCAGGTTGCTGAAGGAGTACCAGGAGCTGATGAATGTTAAACTGGCCCTGGATGTGGAGATCGCCACCTATAGGAAGCTGCTGGAGGGCGAGGAGTGCAG GCTGAGTGGTGAAGGCGTTGGACAAGTCAACATCT CTGTGGTGCAGTCCACCGTGTCTGGAGGCTATGGCagtgctggtggctatggcagTGCCAGCGGTATGGGCGGTGGCTCAGGCCTGGGCGGAGGCAGCGGCTACTCCTATGGCAGCGGCCACAGCCTTGGAGCTGGCTTCAGTTCCAGCAGTGGCAGAGGCATAGGGGGTGGCTTCAGCTCCTCTGGAGGCAGCAGTTCCACCATCAAGTACACCACCACCTCATCTTCCAGCAGGAAGAGCTACAAGCACTAA